One Candidatus Culexarchaeum yellowstonense genomic region harbors:
- a CDS encoding HD domain-containing protein, with the protein MIEIRDPIHGYVFANELEREIIDTKVFQRLRRINQLGMAYLTYPGAEHKRFIHCIGAMHLAGEVGKHLLNLGEIGNEDEQYIRLAALLHDLGHGPFSHTFEDVMVKYLNKTHEDMTVWLIEKTEIKDIVEKYGYDARELSQLSVGRRTSKLKSFLDEVISSPFDVDKMDFLIRDSHFTGVQYGLVDVKRLIYSMNIVEEHLAIEVPGALYALESFIMARYEMFKAVYYHRTVRSANMMMSKAMDLAADYIGLKSIKDPEDYIIMDDPYIIVKIREARDEKDEKLKLAYKMIEMLERRQLLKCAYEATIHTKDKHVSSILSNENIRREVEKELAEEAKIPEGQVYIDLPTLPSIPYSPKQLDPMEVYVFEEADDKKILMRMSEISNIASVLKGYVDVLRVYTFPQYRENVKKAAERIFGERPITTKISV; encoded by the coding sequence ATGATTGAGATAAGAGACCCAATACATGGATACGTATTTGCAAATGAGCTGGAAAGGGAGATAATAGATACTAAAGTTTTCCAGAGGTTAAGAAGAATAAATCAACTTGGAATGGCATACCTAACATACCCAGGAGCTGAACATAAAAGATTCATACACTGCATTGGAGCCATGCACCTCGCAGGGGAAGTTGGTAAACATCTCTTAAACCTAGGTGAAATAGGTAATGAAGACGAACAATACATACGCTTAGCAGCACTACTACACGACCTAGGCCATGGACCATTCTCACACACCTTCGAAGACGTAATGGTAAAATATCTAAATAAAACACATGAAGACATGACTGTATGGCTAATAGAAAAAACTGAAATAAAGGATATAGTTGAAAAGTATGGATATGACGCGAGAGAGCTATCACAATTATCTGTGGGAAGAAGAACTAGTAAACTTAAATCATTCCTAGATGAAGTTATATCAAGCCCATTTGACGTGGACAAAATGGACTTCCTAATAAGAGATTCACACTTCACAGGAGTTCAATATGGCTTAGTGGACGTGAAGAGGCTAATATACTCAATGAACATTGTGGAAGAACATCTAGCAATAGAAGTTCCAGGGGCATTATATGCACTTGAATCATTCATAATGGCTAGATACGAAATGTTCAAAGCAGTATACTATCATAGAACCGTGAGAAGCGCAAATATGATGATGAGCAAAGCAATGGATTTAGCTGCAGACTACATAGGGCTAAAAAGCATAAAGGACCCTGAAGACTACATAATCATGGATGACCCATACATAATAGTAAAAATAAGAGAAGCAAGAGATGAGAAAGATGAAAAGCTAAAATTGGCATACAAGATGATTGAAATGCTGGAGAGGAGACAACTACTCAAATGCGCATATGAAGCAACAATACATACAAAAGATAAACATGTATCAAGCATTCTATCCAACGAAAACATAAGAAGAGAGGTGGAAAAGGAGCTAGCTGAAGAAGCAAAGATACCTGAAGGGCAAGTTTACATAGACCTACCAACACTACCATCAATACCATACAGCCCAAAACAATTAGACCCAATGGAAGTATACGTATTTGAGGAAGCTGACGATAAGAAGATTTTGATGAGGATGAGCGAAATATCAAACATAGCAAGCGTGCTAAAGGGGTATGTGGATGTATTAAGAGTATATACATTTCCACAATATAGGGAGAATGTGAAGAAGGCTGCGGAAAGGATATTTGGGGAACGCCCAATAACCACAAAAATATCAGTTTAA
- a CDS encoding APC family permease, translated as MGETIRETVYVRRASGLVRELGMLESLSVALSGAIGAGINILVLQGANLYPGANVPLAYVLVGLMTIPLSFVIAHIAGDLPRSSSLYIFVSRTVNPVLGFLGGWGIILGSAFVIGTLSRSFAVNLGPFLVLAGRAAKSDSLIGAGQFLMTDTGILLTSFIMLLTFFIVLTLGARVYGKFMDIIFIIPLIGFAINLILFVATPTGSVKALYDATWGTGAYDEIVRLGVKYGYTPEAFAFQWGATFSIMSSAVFAYQGFERSAYVAGEVKSPKKTIMYSMFGGTILLFILYSLTAILSWSCYGDWIIMYNIAITKGAKELLINPPAKSPFVAHLAASLIPGIPALQIFLYIAGLLWLFNTPPTRFLVASRTMFAMSFDRFLPEKVAYVHPKTGSPLVADTISFILGIAGIIFAHYLGIYAAAVSATLFDQFLLLLVMIGALIYPFVKEDAWKAGYRYEYKGVPLITIVGIVTVAIQFIIYYLCVSTTSITALTFGAIWYGIGAIIFAYYYWKNKQRGIDPNLIFGEIPPA; from the coding sequence ATGGGTGAAACAATTAGAGAAACTGTATATGTTAGGAGAGCTTCCGGGCTTGTTAGAGAGCTAGGGATGTTGGAATCACTTTCCGTCGCATTATCTGGAGCTATTGGAGCAGGAATAAACATACTAGTATTACAGGGAGCCAATCTATACCCAGGAGCCAATGTACCCCTAGCATACGTCTTAGTTGGATTAATGACAATACCATTAAGCTTCGTAATTGCACACATCGCTGGAGATCTACCGAGAAGCTCATCCCTATACATATTTGTATCAAGAACAGTAAACCCAGTACTTGGATTCCTAGGTGGATGGGGAATTATACTAGGATCAGCATTCGTAATTGGAACCTTGAGTAGAAGTTTCGCTGTAAATCTAGGTCCATTCCTAGTATTAGCTGGTAGGGCTGCTAAATCAGACAGCCTAATAGGGGCTGGACAATTCCTAATGACCGATACAGGCATATTACTCACATCATTCATCATGCTCTTAACATTCTTCATAGTACTCACCCTTGGAGCTAGAGTTTACGGAAAATTCATGGACATAATATTCATAATACCATTAATAGGATTCGCAATAAACCTAATACTATTCGTAGCAACACCAACAGGAAGTGTAAAAGCATTGTATGATGCCACATGGGGGACTGGAGCATACGATGAAATTGTTAGACTTGGTGTAAAGTATGGGTATACACCAGAAGCCTTCGCATTCCAGTGGGGTGCAACATTCTCAATAATGAGCTCAGCAGTCTTCGCATATCAAGGTTTTGAGAGATCAGCATACGTGGCTGGAGAGGTGAAAAGCCCAAAGAAGACAATAATGTACAGCATGTTCGGCGGCACAATACTACTATTCATACTATACTCATTAACTGCAATACTGAGCTGGAGCTGCTACGGTGATTGGATAATAATGTACAATATAGCCATAACCAAGGGTGCTAAGGAGCTATTGATAAATCCACCAGCCAAATCCCCATTCGTCGCACATCTAGCAGCATCACTAATACCGGGAATACCTGCACTACAAATATTCCTATACATTGCAGGACTACTATGGCTATTCAACACCCCACCCACAAGATTCCTAGTGGCTTCAAGAACTATGTTCGCAATGTCCTTTGACAGATTTCTACCCGAGAAGGTTGCATACGTCCATCCAAAAACTGGAAGCCCACTGGTGGCAGACACCATATCATTCATCCTCGGAATTGCAGGGATAATATTTGCCCACTACCTAGGAATATATGCAGCTGCAGTAAGCGCAACACTCTTCGACCAATTCCTCCTACTACTGGTAATGATTGGAGCACTAATATACCCATTCGTTAAGGAAGATGCTTGGAAAGCTGGATACAGATATGAGTATAAGGGAGTCCCATTGATAACAATAGTTGGAATAGTTACTGTTGCTATACAATTCATAATATACTACCTATGCGTATCAACAACCAGCATTACAGCATTAACCTTCGGAGCAATATGGTATGGAATTGGAGCAATAATATTCGCATACTACTACTGGAAGAATAAGCAGAGGGGGATAGATCCAAACCTGATATTCGGAGAGATACCACCCGCATAA
- the tmk gene encoding dTMP kinase, which produces MRLFIDFEGIDKSGKATQASLLRDWLIVRRFKAEVISFPDYTTEIGLEIKAFLSGLKNFSPEVRQLLYAANRWERKSLIEGWLMDGKIVIADRYTPSGLAYGYANGLPLEWMICIEKGLPQPDVVIVLDISPETSLKRSKGRVDRYESDLKFLETVRSSYKFLAEKFGWYIIDGERAPLEVFNDVINIVSKYLSITR; this is translated from the coding sequence TTGAGGTTGTTCATAGATTTTGAGGGTATTGATAAGTCTGGTAAAGCTACTCAAGCCTCCCTTCTTAGGGATTGGCTTATTGTGAGGAGATTTAAAGCTGAAGTTATATCCTTCCCAGACTACACCACCGAGATTGGTTTGGAGATTAAGGCATTTCTGAGTGGTTTAAAGAATTTTTCCCCAGAAGTTAGACAATTGCTTTACGCTGCAAATAGGTGGGAGAGGAAGAGTTTAATTGAAGGTTGGCTTATGGATGGAAAGATAGTTATTGCCGATAGGTATACTCCATCTGGTTTAGCTTATGGTTACGCCAATGGACTCCCCTTAGAATGGATGATTTGCATCGAGAAGGGGCTTCCACAACCAGATGTGGTGATAGTTCTCGACATATCCCCAGAAACATCTCTTAAGAGGTCTAAGGGAAGGGTTGATAGATATGAGAGTGATTTAAAGTTTTTGGAGACTGTTAGATCTAGCTACAAGTTCCTTGCGGAGAAGTTTGGCTGGTACATTATCGATGGCGAAAGAGCTCCATTGGAAGTTTTCAATGACGTAATCAATATAGTTTCAAAGTATTTGAGCATCACTAGGTAA
- a CDS encoding type II toxin-antitoxin system VapC family toxin has product MIIFDASALLNIIRSLGSDSFNYLKGNYILTLTPYEIGNALWRESTLLKRISNEEAFKILNLISSSYKILNMVSPKDMLLVLKLAQALRVTYYDSSYLVATKELNADLVTDDENLSKRVLEKEELVISMLGRKVRIFSTKELIHTSKK; this is encoded by the coding sequence ATGATAATTTTTGATGCATCAGCTTTGCTGAATATTATTAGGTCTCTTGGTTCAGACTCATTCAACTATCTTAAGGGAAACTATATACTTACTCTCACTCCATATGAGATTGGAAACGCTCTTTGGAGGGAGTCAACTCTCCTCAAAAGGATATCCAATGAAGAGGCCTTCAAGATATTGAATTTGATATCTTCATCATATAAAATTTTAAACATGGTTTCACCTAAAGACATGTTACTCGTATTAAAGCTGGCACAGGCTCTAAGGGTAACCTATTATGATTCATCATACTTGGTTGCAACGAAGGAGCTTAATGCCGATCTCGTTACAGACGATGAAAATCTTAGTAAGAGGGTTTTGGAGAAAGAAGAATTGGTTATAAGTATGCTTGGGAGGAAAGTGAGAATTTTCTCAACAAAGGAATTGATTCATACTTCAAAGAAGTGA
- the sucC gene encoding ADP-forming succinate--CoA ligase subunit beta, with amino-acid sequence MKLYEFEGKKVFSEFNIPVPRGALASSVEEACVKALEIGFPCVVKAQVLVGGRGKAGGIKVARSTDEVKAVVSKMFSEGVKGVPVRRVLVEEAVNIVKEYYVSITVDRSAKSYVYLASLEGGVDIEEIAVTKPEAIVKVYVDPLIGLRDYHVRMIVDAFGFKGDLAKQFDGIVRALYNIMIRYDADLVEINPLALTDKGLLALDSKLIIDDNSLYRHPEFSETLKSDSRDFSPEEVLARDYGFSYVKLDGDIGIIGNGAGLTMASLDLIAHFGGKPANFLDIGGGARAERVKAALKLLLTDERIKAVFINVYGGITRCDEVARGIVEALNESNVKKPLSVRLVGTREEEGGKILKEAGISYFTNDEDAAKHAVKIAYGGV; translated from the coding sequence TTGAAGCTTTATGAGTTTGAGGGTAAGAAGGTTTTTTCGGAGTTCAATATACCTGTTCCAAGGGGGGCTTTGGCTTCCAGTGTTGAGGAGGCTTGTGTTAAGGCTTTGGAAATTGGGTTTCCATGTGTGGTTAAGGCTCAAGTGCTTGTTGGTGGTAGGGGGAAGGCTGGTGGGATAAAGGTTGCTAGATCCACTGATGAGGTTAAGGCTGTTGTTTCAAAAATGTTTTCTGAGGGGGTTAAGGGGGTTCCTGTTAGGAGGGTTCTCGTGGAGGAGGCTGTTAACATTGTTAAGGAATATTATGTTTCCATTACTGTGGATCGCTCTGCTAAGAGCTATGTTTACCTTGCTTCTCTTGAGGGTGGTGTGGATATTGAGGAAATTGCTGTCACTAAACCTGAAGCCATAGTTAAAGTTTACGTTGACCCATTGATTGGGCTTAGAGATTATCATGTTAGGATGATTGTGGATGCATTTGGTTTTAAGGGGGATTTGGCTAAGCAGTTTGATGGTATTGTGAGGGCATTATACAATATAATGATTCGTTATGATGCTGATCTGGTTGAGATAAATCCTTTGGCATTAACTGATAAGGGGCTTCTAGCCTTAGATTCCAAGTTAATCATTGATGATAATTCACTTTATAGGCATCCGGAATTCTCCGAAACCCTTAAGAGTGATTCTAGAGATTTTTCCCCAGAAGAGGTTTTAGCTAGGGATTATGGGTTCAGTTATGTTAAGTTGGATGGTGATATTGGAATTATTGGTAATGGTGCTGGTTTAACCATGGCTTCACTTGACCTCATAGCCCACTTTGGCGGTAAACCTGCAAACTTCCTCGATATTGGTGGTGGCGCTAGGGCTGAGAGGGTTAAAGCCGCATTGAAACTACTTTTAACTGATGAAAGGATTAAAGCTGTATTCATAAATGTTTATGGTGGAATAACTAGATGTGATGAAGTTGCTAGGGGGATTGTGGAAGCTTTAAATGAATCTAATGTTAAGAAACCTCTCTCAGTTAGACTTGTGGGTACTAGGGAGGAGGAGGGTGGAAAAATACTTAAGGAGGCTGGTATAAGCTACTTCACCAATGATGAGGATGCAGCTAAGCATGCTGTTAAAATAGCATATGGGGGTGTATGA
- a CDS encoding ATP cone domain-containing protein, whose translation MVVKVVKRDGSVEEFAREKLVTSLLKAGSDLRTARELAEKVERHFAGRNEVKSEEIRSKVLELLREKDAKLYENWIVYDRAVKRRL comes from the coding sequence GTGGTTGTTAAAGTTGTTAAGAGGGATGGATCTGTTGAGGAGTTCGCCCGTGAGAAGCTTGTTACCTCACTTTTGAAGGCTGGTTCTGATCTTCGTACTGCCCGTGAATTGGCTGAGAAAGTTGAAAGGCATTTTGCTGGTAGGAATGAGGTTAAGAGTGAGGAGATTAGGTCGAAAGTTCTTGAGCTTTTAAGAGAGAAGGATGCCAAACTGTATGAGAATTGGATTGTTTATGATAGGGCTGTGAAGAGGAGGCTTTAG
- the sucD gene encoding succinate--CoA ligase subunit alpha — MPIIVDRNTVLLVQGITGREGSYHTEAMLKYGTHIEAGTSPGKGGMNVSGVPVYNTVKEAVDKHPNINTSIVFVPAPFACDAVYEAIDAGIKRIIIITEGIPLHDELKLINYARLKGVIIVGPNCPGAISPGDRVKVGIMPERSFKPGHIGIASRSGTLTYEISEALSLAGFGQSTVVGIGGDPITGLNFIDVVEMFFNDNETRGIVIVGEIGGDAEERLASYIKSVGLRKPIIAFIAGKTAPPGKRMGHAGAIISMGMGSAESKIKALESVGIPVASTPMQIVELARLKFRWVA; from the coding sequence ATGCCAATAATTGTCGATAGAAATACAGTTCTATTGGTTCAAGGGATTACTGGTAGGGAGGGTAGCTACCACACTGAAGCCATGCTAAAGTATGGTACCCATATAGAGGCTGGTACAAGTCCTGGGAAGGGTGGCATGAATGTTTCAGGAGTTCCAGTGTATAATACTGTTAAGGAGGCTGTCGATAAGCATCCAAACATAAATACCTCCATAGTCTTCGTTCCAGCACCCTTTGCATGTGACGCAGTTTATGAAGCTATAGATGCTGGTATAAAGAGGATCATCATTATAACTGAAGGTATACCTCTCCACGATGAATTGAAATTGATAAATTATGCTAGACTTAAGGGTGTCATCATCGTTGGACCCAACTGTCCAGGTGCAATATCCCCAGGTGATAGGGTTAAGGTTGGAATTATGCCTGAAAGATCCTTTAAACCCGGCCACATAGGTATTGCTTCTAGGAGTGGAACCCTAACCTATGAGATTTCTGAAGCTCTGAGCTTAGCTGGATTTGGGCAGAGTACCGTGGTTGGTATTGGTGGGGATCCAATTACTGGGTTGAATTTCATAGATGTTGTTGAAATGTTCTTTAATGATAATGAGACTAGGGGGATTGTTATTGTGGGGGAGATTGGTGGCGATGCTGAGGAGAGATTGGCTTCATATATTAAGTCTGTTGGTTTGAGGAAGCCTATAATTGCCTTTATAGCTGGTAAAACTGCCCCTCCAGGTAAGAGGATGGGTCATGCTGGTGCGATAATAAGTATGGGTATGGGTTCAGCTGAATCCAAGATTAAAGCGCTTGAGTCCGTTGGTATACCTGTGGCTTCAACGCCAATGCAGATAGTTGAGTTGGCTAGGTTGAAGTTTAGATGGGTGGCTTAG
- a CDS encoding type II toxin-antitoxin system CcdA family antitoxin produces MSAKVKRDFYEKLKKYKIPISSVIRKALEDEVRRREEEEVREKLAEAQIILKKIPPEELVEAVRASREER; encoded by the coding sequence GTGTCTGCAAAGGTTAAAAGAGATTTTTATGAAAAATTGAAGAAATACAAAATTCCAATCAGTAGTGTTATTAGGAAAGCTTTAGAGGATGAGGTTAGAAGGAGGGAGGAGGAAGAGGTAAGGGAAAAGCTTGCTGAAGCTCAAATTATCCTCAAAAAGATTCCCCCGGAAGAGCTGGTTGAAGCTGTGAGAGCAAGTCGTGAGGAGAGATGA
- a CDS encoding nucleotide pyrophosphohydrolase has protein sequence MKLDDELTISQLEEKVWRFIEERNWGKYHKPKDIAESICIEAAELLELFQWRSHEEVEKLMNREDYKDKVREELADIIIYILSFAKVADIDLSKSIIEKIEKNAKKYPAEKYYGKAHLEN, from the coding sequence ATGAAATTAGATGATGAGTTAACCATAAGCCAATTAGAGGAGAAGGTTTGGAGATTCATAGAGGAGAGGAATTGGGGGAAATATCATAAACCAAAGGATATAGCTGAATCCATATGCATAGAAGCTGCAGAGCTACTTGAACTATTCCAATGGAGAAGCCACGAAGAAGTGGAGAAACTAATGAATAGAGAAGACTATAAGGATAAGGTTAGAGAGGAGTTGGCGGATATAATCATATACATACTCAGCTTCGCAAAAGTTGCCGATATAGATCTATCAAAATCCATAATTGAAAAGATCGAGAAAAATGCAAAGAAGTATCCTGCAGAAAAATATTATGGTAAAGCACATCTTGAGAATTAA
- a CDS encoding metallophosphoesterase encodes MRIAFAADVHGNETTWRKFINVHKYIKGINVLIMGGDLTGKMLVPIFKQSDGSYICHFNVDYHIRSEKELNDLCNTIRFSGGYPYVTTEEEWKNLTHEDRDRIMEGQMRETLSRWIRMADENVPKDIQIIMNPGNDDSQVVDEIIKESDRVIYPLDKVVRLDDHHEMISCEYVNPTPWKTPRELPEDELLKLLESKLNGVSVDMDHLICNFHAPPYNSGLDNAPELDKDLRPKHGVKGISIIPVGSKAVRTFIEKYQPKLGLHGHIHESSAARKIGKTLCINPGSGYMEGTLRLYVVDVEKDKIKDHWRITG; translated from the coding sequence ATGAGGATTGCTTTTGCAGCTGATGTTCATGGTAATGAGACTACTTGGAGGAAGTTTATTAATGTTCATAAGTACATTAAGGGGATAAATGTACTAATCATGGGTGGAGATTTGACTGGTAAGATGCTTGTACCCATATTTAAGCAGAGTGATGGAAGCTACATTTGCCATTTCAATGTTGATTACCACATTAGGAGTGAGAAGGAGCTTAACGATCTATGTAATACTATAAGGTTTAGTGGTGGATACCCATATGTAACTACTGAGGAGGAGTGGAAGAATCTCACGCATGAGGATAGGGATAGGATTATGGAAGGGCAAATGAGGGAGACTCTTAGTAGGTGGATTAGGATGGCTGATGAAAATGTTCCAAAAGATATTCAGATAATTATGAATCCAGGTAATGATGATTCCCAAGTTGTGGATGAAATAATAAAGGAGAGTGATAGAGTCATATATCCATTGGATAAGGTTGTTAGACTTGATGATCATCATGAAATGATAAGTTGTGAATATGTTAACCCAACACCATGGAAGACTCCTAGAGAACTTCCTGAAGATGAATTGTTAAAACTTCTGGAGAGTAAGTTGAATGGCGTCTCTGTGGATATGGATCATTTAATATGCAATTTCCATGCACCACCATATAATAGTGGGTTGGATAATGCCCCTGAATTGGATAAGGATCTTAGACCAAAACATGGAGTTAAGGGTATAAGTATAATTCCCGTGGGAAGTAAGGCTGTTAGAACATTTATTGAGAAGTATCAGCCCAAGCTAGGTCTTCATGGACATATACATGAATCCTCAGCTGCAAGGAAGATTGGTAAAACTCTATGTATAAACCCAGGTTCAGGGTATATGGAGGGGACTTTAAGGCTATATGTTGTAGATGTTGAGAAGGATAAGATTAAGGATCATTGGAGGATTACTGGGTAA
- a CDS encoding Mrp/NBP35 family ATP-binding protein: protein MSEMREAYKRVLELDEAVKRRMGDVRYKIAVLSGKGGVGKSVVTANLALALASRGRRGLVGILDADITGPTIPKLLNLRGRDLLAGPNGIEPIIGPLDVKVVSMDYLLPNDYTPVIWRGPLKSTAIKQFLGDINWGKLDFLFIDLPPGTGDEPLTIAQSIPNITGAIIITIPSEVSQIVVKRAVGFCRVLNIPIIGVVENMSGFVCPNCGAEVDIFMRGGGERIALEMGLDFLGRIPLDRRLCEASDKGELLVLSGEDTPTVMAFMNIAAKVEDYVKRVCGSS, encoded by the coding sequence ATGAGTGAGATGAGGGAGGCTTATAAGAGGGTTTTGGAGCTTGATGAAGCTGTGAAGCGTAGGATGGGTGATGTTAGGTATAAGATTGCTGTTTTGAGTGGTAAGGGTGGTGTTGGTAAGAGTGTTGTTACGGCTAATCTTGCATTGGCTCTTGCTTCTAGGGGGAGGAGGGGGCTTGTTGGCATTCTTGATGCCGATATTACTGGGCCAACAATACCTAAACTTCTAAATCTTAGGGGTAGGGATCTTTTGGCTGGGCCTAATGGTATTGAGCCCATTATAGGTCCATTGGATGTTAAGGTTGTTTCAATGGATTACCTACTACCCAACGATTATACTCCAGTTATTTGGAGGGGGCCTTTGAAGAGTACTGCCATAAAACAGTTTCTCGGCGATATTAATTGGGGTAAACTTGATTTCCTCTTCATCGATCTTCCTCCAGGTACTGGTGATGAACCTTTAACTATAGCTCAATCCATACCAAACATTACTGGAGCCATAATAATTACAATACCTTCTGAGGTTTCGCAGATTGTTGTTAAGAGGGCTGTGGGTTTCTGTAGAGTTCTGAATATTCCAATAATTGGTGTTGTGGAGAATATGAGTGGGTTTGTATGTCCAAATTGTGGTGCTGAGGTGGATATATTCATGAGGGGTGGTGGTGAGAGGATTGCCTTGGAGATGGGGTTGGATTTCCTTGGTAGAATACCATTGGATAGGAGGCTTTGTGAAGCATCTGATAAGGGTGAACTGCTTGTTCTTAGTGGTGAGGATACTCCAACAGTTATGGCTTTCATGAATATAGCAGCTAAAGTTGAGGATTATGTTAAGAGGGTCTGTGGGTCTAGCTGA
- a CDS encoding cysteine hydrolase has protein sequence MVDSLLVIDMLNDFVYGALKCDAALKIIPNIKLLVGAARKIGVPVIYVNDSHLPNVDGEFKKWGPHAIRGSHGAMVIDELKPSGSDFIVEKRRYSGFYGTDLNVLLRELNVDTLILTGIHTHICVMHTAADAFYHGYKLIVPSDCVAAFNVEDHNVGLRFMRELYGAEIVNSMDVLKRWKIA, from the coding sequence TTGGTTGATTCCCTGCTCGTTATTGATATGTTGAATGATTTTGTTTATGGTGCTTTGAAATGCGATGCCGCTTTGAAGATAATCCCAAACATTAAATTGCTTGTTGGGGCTGCAAGGAAGATTGGTGTCCCCGTAATTTACGTTAATGATTCGCATCTACCTAATGTTGATGGTGAGTTTAAGAAGTGGGGTCCTCATGCCATTAGGGGTTCACATGGAGCTATGGTTATTGATGAGTTGAAGCCAAGTGGCTCCGATTTCATTGTTGAGAAGAGGAGGTATAGTGGCTTTTATGGAACAGATCTAAACGTCCTCTTGAGGGAGTTGAATGTGGATACATTGATACTTACAGGTATTCATACGCATATTTGTGTTATGCATACCGCGGCTGATGCATTTTATCATGGATATAAATTGATAGTTCCCTCAGATTGTGTAGCGGCATTTAATGTTGAGGATCATAATGTTGGTTTGAGATTTATGCGTGAACTCTATGGTGCTGAGATCGTTAATTCTATGGATGTTCTTAAGAGGTGGAAAATTGCCTAA